A stretch of DNA from Sugiyamaella lignohabitans strain CBS 10342 chromosome B, complete sequence:
TGAGCTTGACAACTTTGGCGTAGACAATGTCGCCAACTTCGGGAAGCACAGATGTGCCTACACGGGTGCTTGATACGTTATCAGAACTGCCGTAATTAAATTTGTTTTCGATATTGATCTGGAATACTAATTCCGTTGGCTTGCCCTTGACCTTGCTTTTTTTGTCATTTTCTaaatcttcatcatctacCATCACTATGTCATCCTCCTTTTTTCCGTCTAAAGATACAATCTGGATCTTTCCTACTAAAGTAGCAGAGAGAGCTTTAACATTGCCAAAATCGCGTTCAACTACACCATGGCCTGGTTTATATCTTCGAACGACATTTCCTTCCTTTTCAATCAGTGGTGAGATTATTTGGCCAGGAACAACATAGCCTGGAAGAGTCATAATCGGTtatattttgattcaataataatttttcagattcCGACTGTCTCTAGTGTAGAAGCTGTACATCGAAATTTTCCGAGTGACGAGCGCGCAAGCGGCCGGCATGTCAATACACCTGCTTAAATCACCTGCATGCATGTCCCAACGGTTGCATTATCAGAACAAGCCTATTTTTAATTGACTGTTAAATCTGGTTCATTTAACGAAATCTATTTAAATATTATCTGACATGCTATATTATGCGAAATTATTATGTTTGTCTAGAATGCTAGGGGAAAAATATATGCAAAAATCAATCGACACGATCTTCTACAGCGTATGGGGAACGACGGCGAAGTTCAGCACCATACCTCCATAACACAATGGGTAAAGGGACGCCAACaccaaaaccaacaaaTGCCAACAACGAATTGCCCCAGCCATAGCCTAGGgcattatataaatagggAGCAAACAGTGGGAATCCAAAACCACAAGCACTTCGAATACATGCAATAGCGGCCAGGGCTGAGGCAGCATATCGTCCGTAGGTGTCTACTGCGTAGATTTGTAGAGCTCCAAAAGAAATCATACCAGCGAAACATATAATAGCTGCTCCAATATTTGGCAGGATCCAATGAGTTTTAGCCTGAGCTGTCCATCCATACCAAAACAGTCCTATTGGTAACACCACTGATGAGAGAAACATAAGTGGAATTCTAAACTCTGGCCGGCCCACTCCACCGTTTTTCACTTCCAATCTTTTGTACAATCTATCTACAAGAATTGAACTGAGCTGGCCTCCAAGAAGATACCCGACACTAACTGAAATATAGTTGAGGCCCCCGATACTGGTACTTTCACCGTACTGTTCAGTCCAAAGCTTGGGGAAAGTGGTCAAAATAAGATAGAGCAAGCCATAAATGAATGCCATGTAAGCAGTCAGAAACTGTATGATTGGCTGAGTAGAAAGTAACTTGAAAGGACGGATCAGGTTCTTGGTCCAAATTTCCTTTCTACTAAGTGAAGTATCTTCGTATTTGGAGATATGTTTGATACCAGTTTCCTTAGTCAGTTTGTTTGCTCTCTGCTTCAAGATAGTAGGAGCATaagtttcttgaaaaagagTGATGGCAATTACCAAAACAACGCCATCAAGTATCGAGATTGCCCAAAAAATCCATCTCCATGTTGTATTAGATGCAATAAAGCCCGCCGCAATAGGACCCAAACTGGGTCCCAGAACTGGACCTAATGAGTAAATGCTCATAGCTCTACCACGGTCATGAGAAGTCCATATGTCACCTAAAATACCTCCGCCCACTGATAATGGTGCACTTCCACCAAGACCGGTAAGGAATCGAAAAGCAATAAGTTGGGATTTAGTTTGTGCAAATCCACAGGCAAGGTTAAAGACTAAAAAGACAGCATTAGCACACTGGATTATCCACTTTCTGCCATAGATCTCGCTCATtggagaaagaaagagTGGTCCAACAGTATAGC
This window harbors:
- the TPO1 gene encoding Tpo1p (Polyamine transporter of the major facilitator superfamily; member of the 12-spanner drug:H(+) antiporter DHA1 family; recognizes spermine, putrescine, and spermidine; catalyzes uptake of polyamines at alkaline pH and excretion at acidic pH; during oxidative stress exports spermine, spermidine from the cell, which controls timing of expression of stress-responsive genes; phosphorylation enhances activity and sorting to the plasma membrane; GO_component: GO:0033101 - cellular bud membrane [Evidence IDA] [PMID 13679573]; GO_component: GO:0000329 - fungal-type vacuole membrane [Evidence IMP] [PMID 11171066]; GO_component: GO:0016021 - integral component of membrane [Evidence IEA,IEA]; GO_component: GO:0016021 - integral component of membrane [Evidence ISM] [PMID 12192589]; GO_component: GO:0016020 - membrane [Evidence IEA]; GO_component: GO:0005886 - plasma membrane [Evidence IEA,IEA]; GO_component: GO:0005886 - plasma membrane [Evidence IDA] [PMID 12562762]; GO_component: GO:0005886 - plasma membrane [Evidence IDA,IMP] [PMID 15637075]; GO_function: GO:0015297 - antiporter activity [Evidence IEA]; GO_function: GO:0015606 - spermidine transmembrane transporter activity [Evidence IMP] [PMID 11171066]; GO_function: GO:0015606 - spermidine transmembrane transporter activity [Evidence IDA,IMP] [PMID 15637075]; GO_function: GO:0000297 - spermine transmembrane transporter activity [Evidence IMP] [PMID 11171066]; GO_function: GO:0000297 - spermine transmembrane transporter activity [Evidence IDA,IMP] [PMID 15637075]; GO_function: GO:0000297 - spermine transmembrane transporter activity [Evidence IMP] [PMID 9920864]; GO_process: GO:1902047 - polyamine transmembrane transport [Evidence IMP] [PMID 24136413]; GO_process: GO:0015847 - putrescine transport [Evidence IMP] [PMID 9920864]; GO_process: GO:0015848 - spermidine transport [Evidence IMP] [PMID 11171066]; GO_process: GO:0015848 - spermidine transport [Evidence IDA,IMP] [PMID 15637075]; GO_process: GO:0015848 - spermidine transport [Evidence IMP] [PMID 9920864]; GO_process: GO:0000296 - spermine transport [Evidence IMP] [PMID 11171066]; GO_process: GO:0000296 - spermine transport [Evidence IDA,IMP] [PMID 15637075]; GO_process: GO:0000296 - spermine transport [Evidence IMP] [PMID 9920864]; GO_process: GO:0055085 - transmembrane transport [Evidence IEA]; GO_process: GO:0006810 - transport [Evidence IEA]), whose protein sequence is MSSSLTPSDEEKSIEAVRSAEEKELPAESMEQSSDAVSMSENQNTEHDGSNPSKENDAAEPIVIDWAENDQANPKNWSKRHRWAVTLIMASITFISPAASSMVAPAAADIGRELHLSSDIELQLVVSVYLLGYTVGPLFLSPMSEIYGRKWIIQCANAVFLVFNLACGFAQTKSQLIAFRFLTGLGGSAPLSVGGGILGDIWTSHDRGRAMSIYSLGPVLGPSLGPIAAGFIASNTTWRWIFWAISILDGVVLVIAITLFQETYAPTILKQRANKLTKETGIKHISKYEDTSLSRKEIWTKNLIRPFKLLSTQPIIQFLTAYMAFIYGLLYLILTTFPKLWTEQYGESTSIGGLNYISVSVGYLLGGQLSSILVDRLYKRLEVKNGGVGRPEFRIPLMFLSSVVLPIGLFWYGWTAQAKTHWILPNIGAAIICFAGMISFGALQIYAVDTYGRYAASALAAIACIRSACGFGFPLFAPYLYNALGYGWGNSLLAFVGFGVGVPLPIVLWRYGAELRRRSPYAVEDRVD